A stretch of Ectothiorhodospiraceae bacterium BW-2 DNA encodes these proteins:
- a CDS encoding type II toxin-antitoxin system VapC family toxin, giving the protein MIILDTNVLSELIRLQPDMQVIHWFRSLQNQQCVTTTITRAEIRYGIGLLPEGKRKHQLQQAVIALFQPAIVEQVLPFDTDAADCYAEIAILRRQHGLPISQSDAMIAAITKTHTATLATRNIKDFHHCGIALIDPWNREEQVR; this is encoded by the coding sequence ATGATTATTCTCGACACCAATGTGCTGTCTGAGTTGATACGGTTACAACCTGACATGCAAGTTATCCATTGGTTTCGTAGTTTACAAAACCAACAATGTGTCACGACCACGATCACTCGTGCCGAAATCAGATACGGCATCGGCTTATTGCCCGAAGGCAAGCGAAAACACCAACTCCAACAGGCAGTCATTGCTCTGTTTCAACCAGCGATTGTTGAACAAGTTCTCCCTTTCGATACCGATGCTGCCGATTGTTATGCCGAAATAGCCATACTAAGACGACAGCATGGTCTGCCGATCTCGCAGTCTGATGCCATGATTGCTGCAATTACCAAAACTCATACTGCCACGCTGGCAACGCGTAATATCAAAGATTTTCATCACTGCGGTATTGCTCTCATTGATCCATGGAATAGGGAGGAACAGGTTCGATGA
- a CDS encoding IS3 family transposase: MRLVEKECPSSVSIRAACDSLALSRAGYYRRQAPVVSPRASLPRPVAANALSEAERQAVLGLLNSERFYDQPPAEIYASLLDEGKYYCSISTMYRILRANQQTGERRAQKPAKSHAIPRLRATRPNEVWTWDITKLPTTEQGNFLNLYVVMDLYSRFIVAWMVSRKENSELSKLLISDAAARYRVALSGLTLHQDRGVPMTARGYLDLMAELGITCSHSRPRVSNDNPFSESQFKTLKQQPDYPQRFTGVDHARIWFSDYVDWYCFHHHHRGIAWFTPEQVFTGRYKEVSEQREQALKQAYQQHPKRFIHGEPKVKQPPTEVWINPALPEEGVGSLEVNYPTLNRAKER, translated from the coding sequence ATGAGATTAGTTGAAAAAGAGTGCCCCAGTTCGGTGAGCATAAGAGCCGCTTGCGATAGCCTAGCGCTCTCGCGTGCAGGCTACTACCGCCGACAGGCTCCGGTTGTCTCCCCCCGAGCGAGCCTTCCAAGACCCGTCGCAGCCAATGCGCTGAGTGAGGCAGAGAGGCAAGCCGTTCTGGGGCTTTTGAACAGCGAACGATTCTATGACCAACCTCCGGCAGAGATCTATGCTAGCCTGCTGGATGAAGGGAAATATTACTGTTCAATCAGTACGATGTATCGGATCCTTCGTGCTAATCAACAGACGGGAGAGCGGCGAGCTCAAAAACCGGCCAAATCACACGCTATCCCCCGATTACGGGCGACCCGCCCGAATGAGGTTTGGACATGGGATATCACTAAGCTTCCCACCACAGAGCAGGGTAACTTCTTGAATCTCTATGTGGTGATGGATCTCTACAGCCGTTTTATTGTGGCTTGGATGGTCTCAAGGAAGGAGAATAGTGAGCTCTCCAAGCTGTTAATCAGTGACGCAGCGGCTCGCTATCGGGTCGCGCTCAGTGGCTTAACACTGCATCAGGATAGAGGTGTGCCGATGACCGCCAGAGGCTATCTCGACTTGATGGCCGAACTGGGGATCACCTGCTCCCACAGCCGTCCACGAGTCAGTAACGACAATCCGTTTAGCGAGAGTCAATTTAAAACACTCAAGCAACAACCCGATTATCCTCAACGATTTACAGGAGTTGACCATGCCAGAATATGGTTTAGTGACTATGTTGACTGGTACTGTTTCCACCACCACCATCGAGGGATTGCGTGGTTCACTCCAGAGCAGGTATTTACCGGTCGTTACAAGGAGGTTAGCGAGCAGCGTGAACAGGCGCTGAAGCAGGCCTATCAGCAGCATCCGAAACGCTTTATTCATGGTGAGCCCAAGGTTAAGCAACCCCCTACTGAGGTATGGATTAACCCCGCTCTACCGGAGGAGGGGGTGGGGTCGCTGGAGGTCAACTATCCAACCCTGAATAGAGCGAAGGAGAGATGA
- the mpl gene encoding UDP-N-acetylmuramate:L-alanyl-gamma-D-glutamyl-meso-diaminopimelate ligase, protein MGRSLHILGICGTFMAGLAVLARELGYRVTGQDANIYPPMSTQLQQAGIELIEGYRGADIPTDSELVLIGNALSRGNSAVEWVLNRRLPYRSGPEWLQQQLLGERWVVALSGTHGKTSTTAMVTTMLQQCGFEPGFLIGGVAPGLGLSARLGRPPYFVIEADEYDSAFFDKRSKFLHYRPQTLVVNNLEFDHGDIFADLTAIETQFHHLLRTVPGRGKIIYPAGVAAIERVLQRGCWSDTERLHHPDGWQVERQETPAGQQLQFWWQGERQGELLWSQAGAHSAANALAALAAVRHAGIPPPEAIAALSHYQGVKRRLETIWQRHGIVIYDDFAHHPTAIATTLAGVRQRYPKQRLIAVVEPRSNTMRLGGHRDSLPQALAVADVAFIYSGQLAWQLAAGESIAVNELSELVEQVADAAVAGGHIVVMSNGSFDGFHQRLITALEQRLG, encoded by the coding sequence ATGGGACGCTCTCTCCATATTCTCGGTATCTGCGGTACTTTTATGGCAGGGCTAGCGGTGCTGGCGCGAGAGCTAGGGTATCGGGTAACCGGTCAGGATGCCAATATCTATCCCCCCATGAGTACCCAGCTACAGCAGGCGGGGATTGAGCTCATTGAGGGGTATCGCGGTGCCGATATCCCTACCGATAGCGAGTTAGTGCTCATTGGTAACGCCCTATCGCGCGGGAACAGTGCCGTCGAGTGGGTGCTCAATCGGCGTCTGCCCTACCGCTCCGGCCCCGAGTGGTTACAGCAGCAGCTACTAGGGGAGCGCTGGGTAGTGGCGCTCTCGGGGACGCACGGTAAAACCTCGACCACCGCCATGGTGACAACGATGCTACAGCAGTGCGGTTTTGAGCCGGGATTTCTAATCGGTGGCGTCGCCCCCGGTCTCGGGCTTTCAGCTCGTTTAGGTCGTCCGCCCTACTTTGTTATTGAGGCGGACGAGTACGACTCGGCTTTTTTCGACAAAAGGAGCAAATTTCTCCACTACCGGCCACAGACGCTAGTGGTGAATAATCTTGAGTTTGATCATGGTGATATCTTTGCCGATTTGACGGCGATAGAGACCCAGTTTCACCATCTGCTCCGAACCGTTCCGGGGCGGGGGAAGATTATCTACCCTGCGGGAGTCGCCGCGATTGAGCGGGTACTCCAGCGCGGCTGCTGGAGCGATACCGAGCGGCTGCACCACCCCGATGGCTGGCAGGTAGAGCGGCAGGAGACGCCGGCGGGGCAGCAGCTACAGTTTTGGTGGCAGGGCGAGCGACAGGGGGAGCTGCTGTGGAGCCAAGCGGGTGCCCACTCAGCCGCCAATGCGCTAGCTGCCCTTGCTGCGGTGCGACACGCCGGTATCCCCCCGCCTGAGGCGATTGCGGCGCTATCGCACTATCAAGGGGTTAAACGGCGGTTGGAGACTATCTGGCAGCGCCACGGGATTGTGATCTACGACGACTTTGCTCACCACCCGACCGCGATTGCGACCACTTTAGCGGGGGTGCGGCAGCGCTATCCTAAACAGCGGCTGATTGCGGTGGTGGAGCCGCGCTCGAACACCATGCGCCTAGGGGGGCATCGGGATAGCCTGCCGCAGGCGCTGGCGGTGGCCGATGTGGCATTTATCTATAGCGGTCAGCTAGCGTGGCAGTTAGCGGCGGGTGAGAGTATCGCCGTTAACGAGTTATCTGAGCTAGTCGAACAGGTGGCCGACGCCGCCGTGGCAGGGGGGCATATTGTGGTCATGAGTAACGGTAGTTTTGACGGCTTTCACCAGCGCTTAATCACAGCCCTAGAGCAGCGACTGGGGTGA
- a CDS encoding UbiX family flavin prenyltransferase, with amino-acid sequence MKQITLALTGASGAAYGLRLLQQLLLSECEVFLIYSKAAQVVLATEVELKLSSRPEQAKPQLLDHLQLPQRAEQLSVLGREQWFSPVASGSSAPAAMVICPCSTGTLAAVAHGQSSNLIERAADVALKERRQLILVPRESPYSTIQLQNMLTLSQAGATILPASPSFYHRPESIEALIDSVVARVLDHLQLEQQLVPRWGRGVG; translated from the coding sequence GTGAAACAGATCACGCTCGCCTTGACTGGTGCCTCGGGAGCGGCCTACGGTCTGCGGCTGCTACAGCAGCTACTGCTCAGTGAGTGTGAGGTCTTTCTCATCTACTCTAAGGCGGCGCAGGTGGTGCTGGCGACCGAAGTTGAGCTAAAACTCAGTTCGCGTCCCGAACAGGCTAAGCCGCAGCTATTAGACCATCTGCAGCTCCCACAGCGAGCGGAACAGTTGAGTGTATTGGGGCGGGAGCAGTGGTTCTCGCCCGTTGCGAGTGGATCGTCAGCGCCGGCGGCGATGGTCATCTGCCCCTGTTCGACCGGAACACTGGCGGCGGTGGCGCACGGTCAGAGCAGTAATTTAATTGAGCGGGCTGCTGATGTGGCGCTTAAAGAGCGGCGTCAGCTCATTTTGGTGCCTAGAGAGAGCCCCTACAGCACCATTCAGCTACAAAATATGTTGACCTTAAGCCAAGCGGGGGCGACGATTTTGCCCGCTAGCCCCAGCTTCTACCATCGGCCCGAGTCGATAGAGGCGTTAATCGACTCGGTTGTGGCCAGAGTGCTAGATCATCTACAGTTAGAGCAGCAGCTAGTGCCGCGTTGGGGCCGTGGCGTTGGATAG
- the odhB gene encoding 2-oxoglutarate dehydrogenase complex dihydrolipoyllysine-residue succinyltransferase has product MSIEVKLSQFPESVSEGTLLKWYRQTGERVKQDESLAEIETDKVILEIPAPAAGVLSQILVQEGESVTSEALLGRIEPVNEIDTGTGTEAASIAPPQQPAMSPAVRALLQQHQLNPTAVEPSGKGGRLLKEDVLKAVADKEPPEVAATAATTPNLSEPTPHGERLTRKEPMSRIRARIAERLVESQQSSATLTTFNEVDMSAVMALRQRHGEAFEKRYQIRLGLMSFFVKAVTAALQQFPIINASTEGSDILYHPFYDIGIAVSSRRGLVVPILRDCDRLSFAAIEQTIARFANEAREGSLALEDITGGTFSISNGGVFGSLLSTPILNPPQSAILGLHKIEKRPRVIDEEIVIRPMMYLALSYDHRIIDGSDAVRFLVTVKHYIEQPVTLLLEL; this is encoded by the coding sequence ATGAGTATTGAGGTAAAACTGTCCCAATTTCCCGAGTCGGTGAGCGAAGGGACGCTATTGAAGTGGTACCGCCAGACGGGAGAGAGGGTGAAACAGGATGAGTCGCTAGCGGAGATTGAGACTGATAAGGTGATTCTCGAAATCCCCGCGCCGGCGGCGGGGGTATTGAGCCAAATTTTGGTACAGGAGGGGGAGAGCGTAACTAGCGAGGCTCTGCTAGGGCGGATTGAGCCGGTGAACGAGATTGACACGGGCACCGGCACTGAAGCTGCTAGCATAGCCCCCCCGCAGCAGCCAGCGATGAGCCCAGCCGTACGAGCGCTGCTACAGCAGCACCAACTCAATCCGACAGCCGTCGAGCCGAGCGGCAAGGGGGGGCGACTACTAAAAGAGGATGTCCTAAAGGCGGTGGCCGACAAAGAGCCTCCAGAGGTGGCAGCGACAGCCGCGACCACGCCTAATCTGTCAGAGCCGACGCCTCACGGCGAGCGACTGACACGCAAAGAGCCGATGAGCCGTATTCGGGCTCGCATTGCCGAGCGTTTAGTCGAATCGCAGCAGAGTAGCGCGACCTTAACGACCTTTAACGAGGTCGATATGAGTGCCGTGATGGCGTTACGGCAGCGCCACGGCGAGGCGTTTGAGAAGCGCTATCAGATTCGGCTAGGCTTGATGTCTTTCTTTGTTAAGGCGGTCACGGCGGCACTACAGCAGTTTCCAATCATCAACGCTTCGACCGAAGGGAGTGATATTCTCTACCACCCATTTTACGACATTGGCATTGCGGTTAGCTCACGGCGGGGGCTAGTTGTGCCGATTCTGCGCGACTGCGATAGACTCAGTTTTGCCGCCATTGAGCAGACGATCGCCCGCTTTGCCAATGAGGCGAGGGAGGGGAGCTTGGCGCTTGAGGATATCACCGGTGGCACCTTCTCCATCTCCAATGGCGGCGTATTTGGCTCGCTTCTATCGACCCCGATCCTCAATCCACCCCAAAGTGCCATTTTAGGGCTGCACAAGATCGAAAAGCGGCCTAGGGTGATCGACGAGGAGATTGTGATTCGACCGATGATGTATTTGGCACTATCGTATGATCATCGCATTATCGATGGCAGCGATGCGGTACGCTTTTTGGTGACCGTAAAGCACTACATTGAACAGCCCGTTACCCTACTGTTAGAGTTATAG